In one window of Candidatus Scalindua sp. DNA:
- a CDS encoding AMP-binding protein, with amino-acid sequence MYQSNMTTQAILRDSCAGFSEKKAIVSGSKSITYRELDELSDKLAVLLRENGAKQGDRIGLYLPKSIEEAISIFAIVKAGGIFVLLNPVLKESQLEHISNDCGIKLLISNSLKLRTVDYVGRRFTSISRIFLFEENAEPVPEIRSEKVLSVCGLPEESKNCLIETVCIYSSHTGFRIKSEINLSEYTINQDLVSGKTENQIGFSIPSDLATIMYTSGCTGSPKGIMTTHQNLMDGAEIISNYLNMNSDDIVLSILPFSFDYGLDQLLTTIKVGGTIVLHDFLFPEDLLKVIGAQKITGVAGVPVIWNRIAEMKDKREDDNFAHLRYITNSGGKLSRQTIFRLLDLFPETQLYLMYGLTEAHRSTYLDPSLVRSRPDSIGKAIPGVEIYILDKEDKPCRPGEIGELVHRGALISLGYWDDPVKTDEVFRQNPLASKETLLTEKVVYSGDLVKSDEEGFLYYVGRRDEMIKKMGYRVSPTEIEEVLLSMGKFSCVVAVGVEQENLEQDIVCYVSLNEGAACSKKEIVHFLRGTIPSYMIPGEILFRETIPCTPNGKIDRALLRKEASQCMKAAFGLY; translated from the coding sequence ATGTATCAATCGAATATGACAACACAGGCAATTCTTAGAGACTCCTGTGCAGGGTTTTCAGAGAAAAAGGCCATTGTTTCTGGCTCTAAATCCATAACATACAGAGAACTTGATGAATTATCCGACAAGCTTGCAGTATTGCTGCGGGAAAATGGCGCAAAACAGGGAGATCGGATCGGTCTCTATCTTCCAAAATCCATCGAAGAGGCAATATCTATTTTCGCAATTGTTAAAGCTGGCGGGATATTCGTTTTATTAAATCCCGTTTTAAAAGAGAGCCAGTTGGAACATATTTCAAATGATTGCGGGATAAAACTACTCATCAGTAACAGCCTTAAACTGAGAACTGTTGATTATGTGGGACGTAGATTTACCTCCATCTCAAGAATATTCCTTTTTGAAGAAAACGCTGAACCTGTTCCGGAGATTCGATCAGAAAAGGTACTGTCCGTTTGTGGGCTCCCTGAAGAGAGTAAGAACTGCTTGATTGAAACCGTCTGTATATACTCCTCTCATACTGGATTTCGGATAAAATCCGAGATAAATTTGAGCGAGTATACCATTAACCAAGATTTGGTTTCCGGTAAAACCGAAAACCAAATCGGTTTTAGTATACCTTCAGATCTTGCAACAATCATGTATACCTCTGGTTGTACCGGTTCTCCAAAAGGGATAATGACTACCCACCAAAACCTGATGGATGGTGCAGAAATAATTTCGAATTATCTGAATATGAATAGTGATGACATTGTTCTCAGTATCCTGCCCTTCAGTTTCGATTATGGTTTAGACCAGTTGCTCACAACGATTAAAGTAGGCGGGACGATTGTGCTTCATGATTTTCTTTTTCCCGAAGACCTGTTGAAGGTCATAGGAGCACAGAAGATAACGGGTGTTGCTGGAGTACCCGTTATCTGGAATCGAATAGCAGAAATGAAGGACAAGAGGGAGGATGATAATTTTGCACACCTGAGATACATAACCAATTCCGGCGGGAAACTTTCCAGGCAGACTATATTCAGACTTTTGGATCTCTTCCCTGAAACTCAATTGTATTTGATGTATGGCTTAACTGAGGCACACAGGTCAACGTACCTGGACCCATCGTTAGTAAGGTCTAGACCGGACTCTATCGGAAAGGCAATCCCCGGGGTTGAGATTTATATTCTGGATAAAGAAGATAAGCCGTGCAGGCCGGGAGAAATTGGAGAACTTGTACACCGTGGGGCATTGATATCCCTGGGATATTGGGATGATCCGGTAAAGACAGATGAGGTGTTCAGGCAGAATCCTCTTGCCTCCAAAGAGACCTTGCTTACGGAGAAGGTTGTCTACTCCGGTGATCTGGTAAAATCAGACGAAGAGGGTTTTCTTTACTATGTTGGAAGACGGGATGAGATGATAAAAAAGATGGGTTACCGGGTGAGTCCGACGGAGATCGAAGAGGTTCTCCTGAGTATGGGGAAATTTAGTTGTGTAGTTGCTGTGGGTGTTGAACAGGAGAATCTTGAACAGGATATAGTCTGTTATGTCAGCCTGAATGAGGGTGCTGCCTGTTCCAAAAAAGAAATAGTACATTTTTTACGAGGTACGATTCCTTCTTACATGATTCCGGGAGAGATACTATTCAGGGAAACGATCCCGTGTACCCCTAACGGGAAGATAGACAGGGCCCTCTTGCGAAAGGAAGCCTCGCAGTGTATGAAGGCCGCTTTCGGTCTATACTGA
- the lpxD gene encoding UDP-3-O-(3-hydroxymyristoyl)glucosamine N-acyltransferase — protein sequence MEKTLRELADYVGGDVFGNENIRIRGVMTIDVATEGYITFVSNEKYIKKIDQTKASAVIVSPGIKTGDKNLLVTKNPYLAFAKIMDLMMNPETKYPGTCDRFATIGESAEIGSNVTVYPYVFVGENTRIADNVVLHPGVYVGDDCQIGTDTILYPNTVIYNGTKIGERVTIHSNVVIGCSGYGYAPDGHKYYKIPQVGTTVIEDDVDVGANTTINRAVLGETRIKRGTKIDSQVIIAHNVEIGEDTLVTSQVGIAGSVKIGNHVILAGGAGVAGHVTVGDNVTVGGWSGVIKDLPPDNTYLGTPAIEIERMRRCYVILQKLPEMRETIKSLQKKVTQLEKQLGAGKE from the coding sequence ATGGAAAAAACATTAAGAGAGCTGGCTGATTATGTGGGCGGAGATGTTTTCGGAAACGAGAATATACGAATCAGGGGGGTAATGACTATTGATGTCGCCACCGAGGGATATATAACCTTTGTCTCTAATGAGAAATATATTAAAAAGATCGATCAGACGAAGGCTTCAGCCGTTATTGTCTCCCCAGGCATAAAGACTGGAGATAAAAACCTGTTGGTTACCAAAAATCCGTACCTGGCATTTGCGAAGATTATGGATCTGATGATGAATCCCGAAACAAAATATCCTGGTACCTGCGACAGGTTTGCAACAATCGGAGAGTCTGCAGAAATTGGTTCCAATGTAACGGTTTATCCATACGTTTTTGTTGGAGAAAATACAAGGATTGCCGACAATGTTGTTTTGCATCCAGGTGTTTATGTCGGGGATGATTGTCAAATAGGAACGGATACCATTCTATACCCGAATACCGTAATTTATAACGGTACTAAAATTGGTGAACGCGTGACTATTCACAGTAATGTTGTGATCGGTTGCAGTGGATACGGGTATGCCCCGGATGGGCATAAGTACTATAAGATTCCACAAGTAGGCACAACGGTAATCGAAGATGATGTCGATGTTGGTGCTAATACAACGATAAATCGCGCGGTCCTGGGAGAAACGAGGATAAAGAGAGGAACCAAGATTGACAGTCAGGTTATTATAGCGCATAATGTTGAAATTGGTGAGGATACCCTGGTAACATCACAGGTTGGTATCGCTGGTTCGGTTAAGATCGGTAATCATGTGATTCTTGCAGGGGGGGCGGGAGTTGCCGGCCATGTTACTGTCGGGGATAATGTAACGGTCGGTGGCTGGTCCGGGGTTATTAAGGATCTACCTCCAGATAACACGTATCTGGGAACACCGGCAATAGAGATTGAAAGGATGAGAAGATGTTATGTAATTCTCCAGAAGTTACCGGAAATGAGGGAGACAATAAAGAGTCTGCAGAAGAAGGTAACCCAATTAGAAAAGCAGTTGGGGGCAGGGAAAGAATAG
- the pilM gene encoding pilus assembly protein PilM, whose translation MKNILNNMKSGNYSVKYFRSGKRAKSKSAWGLEIGDSELKATKVKLHNGKLLVEAIDRVEISTMNQSAATTNAEIVENAINNFVTRNEIEKSERIVVSLPAKMVLSRFVSFPPMKKGQIVDAIKYELQKQVPFDSSEIVWDYHQFSDSSKSGNGPEIGIFATKKENIYSVLSSLTPIKSNIEAIQINPIAIYNLVQLLCEQDEDIFVVNVQKDSTDFIVAGKSKYWNRSIPISEMNMDLVREIQRSIGYYVSIAKDTKPENIFLMGEGLKDDDKVKFVRENLEGKVHFLNVLDSIEIAEEVDSAVQNKKAIHSFGTAIGLAVQGLGVSKIKINLLPLEYMRERQKPRQKEMVATLVCLLFFGLLTQGIKDYVSSRALSRDMNTISETQKKVKNFERAYLDVEKKVELEEEDLRALTTIGTKGSFWIESIRTIIEIMPEKVHLLSLNSSMQHPYMDGSNNKNDSSRKKKAGKPVDAGGKVLVMTMKGESNDPGMQYLEERVKIPIANLKLFQNESPSFRDVEFVKGSIYNIPLLVRNRSGGLEISQNMRGIAFEIRWIVNTINEYF comes from the coding sequence ATGAAAAATATCCTTAATAACATGAAATCTGGAAATTACTCGGTAAAATATTTTCGTTCAGGAAAAAGAGCAAAGAGTAAGAGTGCCTGGGGTCTGGAAATTGGTGACAGTGAATTAAAGGCGACAAAGGTTAAATTGCATAATGGAAAATTGCTGGTAGAGGCGATTGATAGAGTTGAAATTTCAACAATGAACCAGAGTGCTGCCACTACAAATGCAGAAATAGTTGAAAATGCAATAAACAATTTCGTAACTCGCAATGAAATTGAGAAATCTGAGAGAATAGTGGTATCGCTCCCTGCCAAGATGGTTTTATCAAGGTTTGTTTCATTTCCTCCCATGAAGAAAGGTCAGATTGTTGACGCGATAAAATATGAGCTGCAAAAGCAGGTTCCTTTTGATTCGAGTGAAATTGTATGGGATTATCATCAATTCAGTGACAGTTCAAAAAGTGGAAATGGACCTGAAATTGGTATTTTTGCCACGAAAAAGGAAAACATTTATAGCGTTTTGTCAAGCCTCACGCCGATAAAATCGAACATTGAGGCCATACAAATTAATCCGATAGCAATTTATAATCTTGTGCAGTTGTTGTGCGAACAGGATGAGGATATTTTCGTCGTAAATGTTCAGAAAGATAGTACGGATTTCATTGTTGCTGGAAAATCAAAGTATTGGAACAGGAGCATTCCGATTTCTGAAATGAATATGGATCTGGTACGGGAAATACAGAGGTCAATAGGATACTATGTTTCGATTGCAAAGGATACAAAGCCTGAAAACATATTCTTAATGGGAGAAGGATTAAAGGATGATGATAAAGTAAAATTTGTGAGAGAAAACCTAGAAGGGAAAGTTCATTTTCTTAACGTATTGGATAGTATTGAGATAGCAGAAGAGGTGGATTCTGCAGTTCAAAACAAAAAAGCAATTCATAGTTTTGGGACAGCAATAGGTCTTGCAGTGCAAGGTTTGGGTGTTAGTAAGATAAAAATAAATCTCCTTCCCCTGGAATACATGAGGGAACGGCAGAAACCAAGACAAAAGGAGATGGTTGCAACACTTGTGTGTTTACTTTTCTTCGGGTTGCTTACGCAGGGTATTAAGGATTATGTGTCTTCAAGAGCTCTATCAAGGGACATGAATACCATCAGCGAAACACAGAAGAAAGTGAAAAATTTTGAAAGGGCGTATCTGGACGTAGAAAAGAAGGTTGAGCTGGAAGAAGAAGATCTCCGGGCTTTGACGACGATAGGAACGAAAGGGAGTTTCTGGATAGAGTCTATTCGTACTATCATTGAGATTATGCCGGAGAAAGTTCATTTGTTAAGCTTGAATTCGTCAATGCAACACCCTTACATGGATGGATCAAACAATAAAAATGATTCTTCTCGAAAAAAGAAAGCAGGAAAACCTGTAGACGCTGGTGGGAAAGTTTTAGTCATGACTATGAAGGGAGAAAGTAATGACCCAGGTATGCAATATTTAGAGGAGAGGGTTAAAATCCCCATCGCGAATCTGAAATTATTTCAAAATGAATCCCCCTCCTTTAGGGATGTAGAGTTTGTGAAGGGGTCGATTTACAATATTCCATTGCTTGTCCGGAACAGATCAGGTGGTTTGGAGATCAGTCAGAATATGAGAGGTATTGCCTTTGAAATACGATGGATAGTAAACACAATTAACGAGTATTTCTAA
- a CDS encoding HU family DNA-binding protein yields MNKRDLIEAVSKELDISKAEGERAVNAVLDNISKGVKKDKGVQLLGFGSFLIKKRKARKARNPQTGEIIKVKASKTVGFKVGKKFKDMI; encoded by the coding sequence ATGAATAAGCGAGATTTGATCGAAGCGGTATCAAAAGAGCTAGACATATCAAAGGCAGAAGGAGAGAGAGCCGTTAATGCTGTGCTGGACAACATCAGCAAGGGCGTAAAAAAGGACAAGGGTGTACAATTATTGGGGTTTGGGAGTTTTCTGATAAAGAAAAGGAAGGCCAGAAAAGCGCGGAACCCCCAGACAGGTGAGATAATCAAGGTGAAAGCCAGTAAAACAGTAGGATTCAAGGTTGGCAAGAAATTCAAAGATATGATTTGA
- a CDS encoding sigma-54 dependent transcriptional regulator — MDKYTATETAESSSELQQEFRLREEPDLWRIIGSSKEIKDVLKNIQTVLESDVPVVIQGETGTGKELVARAVHYRGIRSKKPFCAINCAAIPENLIESELFGYEKGSFTGATQQYIGKFEIANGGTLFLDELNGMSLTTQSKILRVIEEQVFERVGGNKPIKTDVRIVSASNQDLLEEIQSNRFREDLYYRIAVFKIEIPPLRQRKDDIPELVHCFVKRYNTLSGRRITKVDSSAMEKLVNYHWPGNIRQLQNAIRRAILVAAANHDVLLPEHFDFPDVKESNLKMVESLEFGLSKLEVSLKRGEVIPLSEVEEVFIRQAISITRGNISEAAEKLGVSRSTIYRKMEDYGIRTDDAK; from the coding sequence TTGGACAAGTATACGGCAACAGAAACTGCTGAAAGCTCTTCAGAGTTGCAACAGGAATTCAGACTCAGAGAGGAACCTGATCTCTGGAGGATCATTGGGAGCAGCAAAGAAATTAAAGATGTCCTGAAGAATATACAAACAGTTCTGGAAAGTGATGTTCCGGTAGTTATTCAAGGAGAAACGGGTACCGGAAAGGAATTGGTTGCACGGGCAGTGCATTACCGGGGGATAAGAAGTAAAAAACCTTTCTGCGCCATCAATTGTGCAGCGATTCCTGAAAATTTGATAGAAAGTGAGCTATTTGGTTATGAAAAAGGATCGTTTACGGGAGCAACACAACAATATATAGGGAAATTTGAAATAGCCAATGGCGGTACATTGTTTCTTGATGAATTAAATGGAATGAGTCTGACTACTCAGTCGAAAATTTTGCGGGTGATTGAAGAACAGGTTTTTGAAAGAGTTGGTGGAAACAAACCCATAAAAACAGATGTACGTATTGTTTCTGCGAGTAATCAGGATCTTTTGGAAGAGATACAATCGAACAGGTTCAGAGAAGATCTCTATTACAGGATCGCCGTATTTAAAATAGAAATACCCCCGTTACGCCAGAGGAAAGATGATATCCCGGAATTAGTTCATTGTTTTGTTAAAAGATATAATACGTTATCCGGTAGAAGGATAACTAAAGTTGATTCCAGTGCCATGGAAAAACTGGTAAATTATCACTGGCCTGGAAATATCCGTCAGCTCCAGAATGCTATTCGCAGGGCTATCCTGGTAGCCGCCGCAAACCATGATGTCTTACTTCCTGAACATTTTGATTTTCCCGATGTGAAAGAGAGCAACCTTAAAATGGTAGAATCTCTTGAGTTTGGGTTGTCAAAATTGGAGGTATCCCTTAAAAGAGGAGAGGTAATCCCTTTGAGTGAAGTTGAAGAAGTCTTTATTCGCCAGGCAATAAGTATTACGAGAGGCAATATCTCTGAGGCCGCAGAAAAACTGGGTGTCAGCCGGTCGACTATTTATAGAAAGATGGAGGACTATGGCATTCGGACGGATGATGCAAAATGA
- the yvcK gene encoding uridine diphosphate-N-acetylglucosamine-binding protein YvcK, with translation MKAIIFDLDDTLYDCTGSQLVASRKRLAKAMVQTGLPCTEEKAYAMQEKLSEKYGPPYQVITEIAKIFGLDNEFIKNASNAYNSNEVSDIKLFPDVIPTLKKLALENYMLFLLSTGIHERQQKKVKILKLEPYFDEIIINDQEVGLLIKDCFKMILKKYQLNPRNVVVVGDRVKVELKIAKSFGMSTIQMLHGRFKVETEIDFVNKPDYKIKRIFQLPTILKLKSMKKTRDKLKIVAIGGGTGLPIALEGLKTYSENLTAIVTVTDSGRSSGIIREQYGILPPGDARNCLVALTETEEQEDIYRLFQYRFNKGTLNGMSLGNLLMTALTDITGSFELAIKKASEILSIKGKVLPSMLTSTHICAQLEDGTIVEEEFNVRAPQKSPIEKLFLRSNHIECPQEAITEINQADVVIIGPGSLYTSIISNLLVEDIKEALQKTKAIKIYVCNIVTQPGQTDNYTASDCVKAVIKYLGEGILDYVLINNNFPNESVLEKYRKEGAEIIAIDKNLAKINVKVETEDLIENIDHDRILWEKQDLIRHDPDKLANSICRLYSDAVLKK, from the coding sequence ATGAAAGCAATTATTTTTGATCTTGACGATACACTATATGACTGCACGGGCTCACAGCTTGTCGCATCCCGCAAACGTCTGGCAAAAGCCATGGTACAGACCGGGCTGCCGTGCACCGAAGAGAAAGCATATGCAATGCAAGAAAAACTTTCGGAAAAATATGGCCCTCCCTACCAGGTCATCACTGAAATAGCAAAAATTTTCGGACTGGATAACGAATTTATCAAAAACGCCAGCAATGCATACAATAGTAATGAAGTCTCAGATATCAAACTATTTCCTGATGTCATTCCAACATTAAAAAAGCTGGCGCTTGAAAACTATATGCTGTTTTTGCTGTCGACGGGAATCCATGAAAGACAACAGAAAAAGGTAAAAATATTGAAACTTGAGCCATATTTTGACGAGATAATTATTAATGACCAGGAAGTTGGTTTATTAATAAAGGATTGTTTTAAAATGATTTTGAAAAAATACCAGCTGAACCCAAGAAATGTTGTCGTTGTTGGGGATCGGGTAAAAGTAGAGCTGAAAATTGCAAAATCGTTTGGCATGTCAACTATCCAGATGCTGCATGGAAGATTTAAGGTCGAAACTGAAATTGATTTTGTTAATAAACCTGACTATAAAATAAAGCGGATTTTTCAATTACCTACCATACTCAAATTAAAGAGTATGAAGAAGACGCGGGACAAATTAAAAATTGTGGCTATCGGGGGAGGGACAGGTCTTCCAATCGCATTGGAAGGCCTGAAAACATACAGCGAAAATCTTACCGCCATTGTGACTGTTACTGATTCCGGCAGGAGTTCCGGAATCATAAGGGAACAATACGGGATCCTTCCTCCAGGAGATGCCAGAAACTGCCTGGTAGCTCTGACTGAAACTGAGGAACAAGAGGATATTTACCGGCTCTTTCAATATCGTTTTAATAAGGGAACTCTCAACGGAATGAGTCTTGGAAATCTCTTGATGACCGCCTTAACAGATATAACGGGAAGTTTCGAACTGGCAATAAAAAAAGCCAGTGAAATTCTTTCCATAAAGGGAAAGGTCTTACCTTCAATGCTTACCAGTACCCATATCTGTGCTCAGCTGGAAGATGGTACCATTGTAGAAGAAGAATTTAATGTCCGGGCACCTCAAAAATCACCCATTGAAAAGCTTTTTTTACGGTCAAACCATATAGAGTGTCCGCAGGAGGCAATCACAGAAATCAACCAGGCTGATGTGGTCATTATTGGACCTGGAAGCCTTTATACAAGCATAATAAGCAATCTGCTTGTCGAAGACATTAAAGAGGCGCTTCAAAAAACAAAGGCTATAAAAATCTATGTATGCAATATCGTTACCCAACCCGGGCAGACTGACAATTACACCGCATCTGATTGTGTCAAGGCAGTTATTAAATACCTTGGTGAGGGAATATTAGATTATGTATTAATCAATAATAACTTCCCTAATGAGAGTGTACTAGAAAAATATAGAAAAGAAGGTGCCGAAATCATAGCAATTGACAAAAATCTTGCCAAAATTAATGTGAAAGTTGAAACTGAAGATTTAATAGAGAACATTGACCACGACAGGATACTATGGGAAAAGCAAGACCTCATACGCCACGATCCAGACAAACTGGCTAATTCCATCTGCAGATTATATTCAGACGCGGTATTGAAAAAATAA
- the lpxI gene encoding UDP-2,3-diacylglucosamine diphosphatase LpxI (LpxI, functionally equivalent to LpxH, replaces it in LPS biosynthesis in a minority of bacteria.): protein MLCNSPEVTGNEGDNKESAEEGNPIRKAVGGRERIGLIAGNGRFPILFAQSARAKGIDIIAVGIKDEASPEIEKYVDKLYWVGVAKIGKLIKTFKGEQIERAVMAGGLTKSHIHSRLKHLKFRPDLRTINMWYKKVRSKHDHSILEAVADELALDGIQLMSSLEYVKHLVAGKGCLTKRTPSEREMADIEFGWDIAKDIARMEIGQCIVLKNKTVLAVEAVDGTNETIKRGALLGRGDVVVIKVSKKNQDLRFDLPTIGLETIDHLRQTGVSTLAIEAGMTLILDKEQVIESANKYRISVIAL, encoded by the coding sequence ATGTTATGTAATTCTCCAGAAGTTACCGGAAATGAGGGAGACAATAAAGAGTCTGCAGAAGAAGGTAACCCAATTAGAAAAGCAGTTGGGGGCAGGGAAAGAATAGGTCTGATTGCCGGCAACGGGCGTTTTCCCATACTTTTTGCCCAAAGTGCCAGGGCCAAAGGAATAGACATAATTGCTGTGGGGATTAAGGATGAGGCCTCCCCGGAAATTGAAAAATATGTGGATAAATTATACTGGGTCGGCGTTGCCAAGATCGGCAAGCTGATCAAGACTTTTAAAGGCGAACAGATTGAAAGAGCTGTCATGGCAGGTGGTTTAACAAAATCGCATATTCATTCAAGGCTCAAACACCTGAAATTCAGGCCGGATCTAAGAACTATTAATATGTGGTACAAAAAGGTAAGGAGTAAACATGATCACTCAATATTGGAAGCTGTTGCTGATGAATTGGCTTTGGATGGTATTCAACTTATGAGTTCTCTTGAATACGTGAAACATCTTGTTGCAGGGAAGGGTTGTCTGACGAAACGGACCCCTTCGGAAAGAGAAATGGCCGATATTGAGTTTGGTTGGGACATTGCAAAAGATATAGCAAGGATGGAGATAGGGCAATGCATTGTTCTTAAGAACAAGACAGTTCTCGCGGTTGAAGCAGTTGATGGTACAAACGAAACGATAAAGCGTGGCGCTTTACTCGGACGGGGCGATGTCGTGGTGATCAAAGTAAGTAAAAAAAATCAGGATTTACGTTTTGATTTACCAACTATCGGCCTGGAAACAATTGATCATTTAAGGCAAACAGGTGTAAGTACCTTGGCAATAGAGGCTGGAATGACACTTATACTCGATAAGGAGCAGGTTATCGAGTCGGCGAATAAATACAGAATTTCCGTAATTGCTTTATAG
- a CDS encoding beta-hydroxyacyl-ACP dehydratase — MPQELFININEIDINDIEIDREGIRAVNPHRYEMEQLNGIIKFDPENKIIIGFKEVKDDEFWVRGHIPGRPLFPGVLMMEAAAQLCTYYYKRVIEDDRFLGFGGIDKVKFRGKVIPGDRFIIVAKNRELRARRAIFDTQGIVNGKLVFEGVIVGMVV; from the coding sequence ATGCCACAGGAACTTTTCATCAACATTAACGAGATAGATATCAATGATATAGAGATAGATAGAGAAGGGATCAGAGCGGTAAATCCCCATCGCTATGAAATGGAGCAGCTCAATGGGATAATTAAATTTGATCCTGAGAATAAAATTATCATTGGATTTAAAGAGGTAAAAGATGATGAGTTCTGGGTACGTGGCCATATCCCAGGCCGTCCGCTTTTTCCCGGTGTACTGATGATGGAGGCAGCTGCGCAGCTATGTACCTATTATTATAAAAGAGTTATAGAGGATGATAGATTTTTAGGTTTTGGTGGCATAGACAAAGTAAAATTCAGAGGGAAAGTTATACCAGGCGATAGATTTATTATCGTTGCGAAAAATAGAGAACTCAGGGCAAGGAGGGCTATTTTTGATACCCAGGGGATCGTAAATGGCAAACTTGTTTTTGAAGGTGTTATTGTCGGTATGGTAGTTTGA
- a CDS encoding CPBP family intramembrane metalloprotease — MKKYKSLILIFFLILIFSCIFAPIKKIPLDFMVGKVDFLAETVDYEDGVYDFGKVMRRILMITALLVFLVFRKSLKVGTLMLAGIKAETGWCRQFFLGGSLAIGSLLIFYLIALFFGASMVHCDYHSAGTVISKVLTYLLIGCLIGFIEEVFFRGFLLKSFMEDMSVPLAICVSSLIYSLLHFFQADYPVSRGFQVFVGVKTITAFFKPLFFQFMENVPAMVGLFLIGVVLSYAYIKTKSLYLSIGLHSGWVFMMKADGIFLVRIRERLGWLFGDSQLVTGVLAWLLLLCIFFVIRKIYGNSTHCSGVDGDGKNIKRAG; from the coding sequence ATGAAAAAATACAAGAGCCTGATTCTCATTTTTTTTCTCATTTTAATTTTCAGTTGTATTTTTGCACCAATAAAGAAAATACCTTTGGATTTTATGGTGGGAAAAGTTGATTTTTTGGCAGAAACTGTTGATTACGAGGATGGTGTGTACGACTTCGGAAAGGTAATGCGAAGGATTTTAATGATTACTGCCTTACTGGTATTTTTAGTCTTCAGGAAATCTCTGAAAGTGGGAACTTTGATGCTTGCGGGCATAAAAGCAGAGACGGGCTGGTGTCGGCAGTTTTTCTTAGGAGGTTCACTTGCCATTGGATCACTGCTCATTTTCTATCTTATTGCGCTGTTTTTCGGTGCCAGCATGGTTCATTGTGATTATCATTCGGCTGGGACTGTTATTTCTAAAGTTCTCACATATCTCTTAATAGGATGCCTTATAGGATTTATAGAAGAGGTTTTTTTCAGGGGTTTTCTTTTAAAGTCTTTTATGGAGGATATGTCTGTTCCTCTTGCCATTTGTGTGAGCAGCCTAATTTATTCCCTGCTTCACTTTTTCCAGGCGGATTACCCTGTTTCACGGGGATTCCAGGTATTTGTAGGTGTGAAAACTATAACAGCTTTTTTCAAACCACTCTTTTTTCAGTTCATGGAGAATGTACCTGCAATGGTCGGACTGTTTCTCATTGGTGTTGTGCTTTCATATGCATATATCAAAACAAAATCACTCTATCTTTCGATTGGCTTACATTCTGGATGGGTATTTATGATGAAGGCAGATGGTATCTTTCTCGTTCGTATCAGGGAGAGGTTGGGGTGGTTGTTTGGTGATAGCCAGCTGGTAACAGGGGTTCTGGCGTGGCTTTTATTGCTGTGTATCTTTTTTGTCATCAGGAAAATTTATGGAAATTCAACACACTGTTCAGGAGTAGATGGAGATGGAAAAAACATTAAGAGAGCTGGCTGA
- a CDS encoding acyl carrier protein — MTSIAKLKSEILSFLDVTPQETGITIRESLLESGLLDSMNILELVAHLQRVYGVEFTTDDMTHRNFETIDAIGKLLAKKNVSIEYDNTGNS; from the coding sequence ATGACATCGATTGCAAAACTAAAATCAGAAATTTTATCTTTTCTTGATGTCACACCTCAGGAAACCGGTATCACTATACGTGAATCCTTATTGGAAAGTGGATTGTTGGATTCGATGAATATCCTTGAACTTGTTGCTCATCTGCAGAGAGTGTATGGGGTGGAATTCACAACTGATGATATGACACACAGAAATTTTGAAACGATCGATGCAATCGGCAAACTCCTGGCAAAAAAAAATGTATCAATCGAATATGACAACACAGGCAATTCTTAG